A stretch of the Alphaproteobacteria bacterium genome encodes the following:
- a CDS encoding gamma-glutamylcyclotransferase family protein: MSNEHVFGFGSLVGLGALAQFLSRPPFAASEAYPCHLHDHRRLWNIARDNSHDLPGRPYFVDDDGERLDIFVTAVNIRPAQGSTVNGVVFPVTGAQLALLDIREANYDRIRVDGAVAPGLPGRIWTYRGKALAEAWFAQGAATGKAVVNAHYHTIVTDAFASHGKEFLTEYHATTEAPTVPIRPLQTA; encoded by the coding sequence GTGAGCAACGAACATGTGTTCGGCTTCGGCTCGCTGGTCGGCCTTGGGGCGCTTGCACAATTTCTCTCGCGGCCACCTTTCGCGGCGAGCGAAGCCTATCCCTGCCACCTGCATGACCATCGCAGGCTCTGGAACATCGCCCGCGACAACAGCCACGACCTACCTGGACGACCATATTTCGTGGACGACGATGGCGAGCGCCTCGACATCTTCGTTACTGCAGTGAACATCCGCCCGGCACAGGGCAGCACTGTCAATGGCGTGGTTTTTCCCGTGACCGGGGCGCAGCTCGCGCTATTGGACATCCGTGAGGCAAATTACGACCGCATCCGGGTCGATGGTGCCGTCGCGCCGGGACTGCCAGGGCGCATCTGGACCTATCGCGGCAAGGCGTTAGCGGAGGCATGGTTCGCACAAGGCGCGGCCACCGGCAAAGCCGTGGTCAATGCCCATTACCACACCATCGTCACCGACGCATTCGCCAGCCACGGCAAAGAATTTCTGACCGAGTATCATGCTACCACGGAAGCGCCCACTGTCCCCATCCGGCCTTTGCAGACAGCCTAG
- the aspS gene encoding aspartate--tRNA ligase — translation MHAYRTHTCGELTLVDVSTQVRVSGWVHSKRDHGNLLFLDLRDHYGITQCVVDQSSEHFPVVEATRPESVITVSGSVLARSTETVNPKLATGEVEVRIESFEVQSHAEVLPMQVAGEQEFSEEMRLRYRFLDLRREAMQRNIALRGAIVASIRKRMIASGFSEYQTPILTSSSPEGARDFLVPSRLHPGKFYALPQAPQQFKQLLMVAGFDRYFQIAPCFRDEDARADRSPGEFYQLDMEMAFVTQEDVFNAIEPVLHGVFEQFTDREVTPLPFPRISFAQAMLEYGTDKPDLRNPLRIADVTDAFAMEGVTFKAFQGAIEKGAVVRAIPAPRAAARPRSFFDKLNDWARGEGTPGLGYITFGEEGEGKGPIAKFVPENAQAAICETAGVGAGDAVFFVCMKPNEAALFAGRVRMRLGEQLDLVEKDVFRFCWTVDFPMFERDEASGRIEFSHNPFSMPQGGMEALENEDPLDILAWQYDIVCNGVELSSGAIRNHRPDVMIKAFGMAGYPPEEVEARFGGMLRAFRFGAPPHGGIAPGIDRIVMLLADEPNIREVIVFPMNGQAEDLLMGAPGEVDDKHLKELHIRLQLPPKPEKG, via the coding sequence ATGCATGCCTATCGTACCCATACCTGCGGCGAGTTGACACTTGTTGACGTCAGCACCCAAGTTCGTGTTTCCGGCTGGGTGCACAGCAAGCGCGACCACGGCAATCTGCTGTTCCTCGATTTGCGTGACCATTACGGCATCACCCAATGCGTGGTTGACCAGAGCAGCGAGCACTTTCCGGTCGTCGAAGCGACCCGCCCAGAAAGCGTGATCACGGTCAGTGGCTCGGTGCTGGCGCGGAGCACCGAAACGGTGAACCCCAAGCTCGCTACCGGTGAGGTCGAGGTACGCATCGAGAGCTTCGAGGTCCAGTCCCACGCTGAGGTGCTGCCCATGCAGGTGGCGGGCGAGCAGGAGTTTTCCGAGGAGATGCGCTTGCGTTACCGCTTCCTCGACCTGCGCCGTGAAGCGATGCAGCGAAATATTGCCTTGCGCGGTGCTATCGTTGCCAGCATCCGCAAGCGCATGATCGCCTCGGGTTTCAGCGAATACCAGACGCCGATCCTGACCTCCTCGTCGCCCGAGGGCGCGCGTGACTTCCTGGTGCCGAGCCGTCTGCATCCGGGCAAGTTTTACGCACTGCCCCAGGCGCCGCAGCAGTTCAAGCAGTTGCTCATGGTCGCCGGCTTCGACCGCTATTTCCAGATCGCACCGTGCTTTCGCGATGAGGACGCTCGCGCCGACCGCAGCCCTGGCGAGTTCTACCAGCTTGATATGGAGATGGCCTTCGTCACCCAAGAGGACGTCTTCAATGCCATCGAGCCGGTTCTCCACGGCGTCTTCGAGCAGTTCACCGACCGGGAGGTGACACCCTTGCCCTTTCCACGCATCTCTTTCGCACAAGCAATGTTGGAATACGGCACCGACAAGCCTGACCTGCGCAATCCCTTGCGCATCGCAGACGTGACCGACGCCTTCGCCATGGAGGGTGTGACCTTCAAGGCCTTCCAGGGCGCCATCGAAAAGGGCGCTGTAGTGCGCGCCATTCCGGCGCCCCGTGCCGCGGCGCGTCCGCGCAGCTTCTTCGATAAGCTCAACGACTGGGCCCGTGGTGAAGGTACTCCGGGCCTCGGTTACATCACCTTCGGTGAGGAGGGCGAGGGCAAGGGCCCGATTGCCAAGTTTGTGCCCGAAAATGCCCAGGCGGCGATCTGCGAGACGGCGGGCGTCGGTGCTGGCGATGCGGTCTTCTTTGTCTGCATGAAGCCGAATGAGGCGGCGCTCTTCGCCGGGCGCGTGCGCATGCGGCTCGGCGAGCAGCTCGACCTCGTCGAGAAGGATGTCTTTCGTTTCTGCTGGACCGTCGACTTTCCGATGTTCGAGCGCGATGAGGCGAGCGGCAGGATCGAGTTCAGCCACAATCCGTTCTCCATGCCCCAGGGTGGCATGGAAGCGCTGGAGAACGAGGACCCGCTCGATATTCTCGCTTGGCAGTATGACATTGTATGTAACGGTGTTGAGCTAAGCTCCGGCGCCATCCGCAACCATCGCCCCGATGTCATGATCAAGGCCTTCGGCATGGCTGGCTATCCGCCCGAGGAAGTCGAAGCACGCTTCGGTGGGATGCTGCGCGCCTTCCGCTTCGGCGCCCCACCCCATGGCGGTATCGCGCCTGGCATCGACCGCATCGTTATGCTGCTGGCTGACGAGCCCAATATCCGCGAGGTCATCGTCTTTCCCATGAACGGCCAGGCCGAAGATCTGCTGATGGGCGCGCCGGGTGAGGTTGACGACAAGCACCTCAAGGAGTTGCACATCCGACTGCAGCTACCGCCTAAGCCGGAGAAAGGCTAG
- a CDS encoding MBL fold metallo-hydrolase, with protein sequence MPPRFNKELDFEYGAVAEVSPLLRRVVAPNPSAFTFHGTGTYIVGRGSVAVIDPGPADESHVEALKTALADEVVSHIVVTHTHIDHSPAAAALKVHTGAATWGYGPHGSGSNIVVEAGGDIDFVPDNGVVDGQVIAGEGWTLEAVYTPGHTSNHLCFALNEEEALFSGDHVMGWSTTVVSPPDGDMAAYIASLRKVAARPEQRYYPTHGAPVENASSFVGKLVAHRQQRERQIATCLEEGVTRIPHMVSRLYANIDSRLHGAAGRSVLAHLVHMVATGRAACDGAPDIDTEYRSA encoded by the coding sequence ATGCCGCCGCGTTTCAACAAGGAACTCGATTTCGAGTATGGCGCCGTTGCCGAGGTCAGCCCGCTGCTTCGCCGTGTTGTCGCGCCTAACCCGAGCGCCTTCACCTTCCACGGTACAGGCACGTATATTGTCGGGCGCGGCAGCGTTGCGGTGATCGACCCTGGCCCGGCCGATGAGAGCCATGTCGAGGCGTTGAAGACGGCGTTGGCAGACGAGGTGGTGAGCCATATCGTCGTCACCCACACCCATATCGACCACTCGCCGGCGGCTGCCGCGCTGAAGGTCCATACGGGTGCTGCCACATGGGGGTACGGCCCGCATGGTTCCGGCAGCAACATCGTGGTTGAAGCTGGCGGTGACATAGATTTTGTGCCCGACAACGGAGTGGTAGACGGCCAGGTCATTGCCGGCGAGGGTTGGACGCTGGAGGCGGTGTACACGCCGGGCCACACCTCCAACCATCTTTGCTTCGCCTTGAATGAGGAGGAAGCGCTGTTCTCAGGCGACCACGTGATGGGTTGGTCGACGACGGTGGTCTCGCCGCCGGACGGTGATATGGCCGCCTATATCGCTTCGCTGCGCAAGGTTGCCGCCCGGCCCGAGCAGCGCTACTACCCGACCCACGGTGCGCCGGTCGAAAATGCTTCGTCTTTCGTCGGCAAGCTCGTCGCTCACCGCCAGCAGCGCGAGCGCCAGATTGCAACCTGTCTGGAAGAGGGTGTGACGCGTATTCCCCATATGGTCTCGCGCCTCTATGCCAATATCGATTCGCGCCTGCACGGCGCTGCTGGTCGCTCGGTGCTCGCTCACCTAGTACATATGGTGGCGACGGGTCGCGCCGCCTGCGATGGTGCGCCGGACATCGATACGGAGTACCGGAGCGCCTGA
- a CDS encoding haloacid dehalogenase type II: MTIEGVEALCFDVFGTVVDWRSSVIREGRALGAEKGIDIDWVAFADAWRAGYQPAMEEVRSGGQGWVILDELHRNILDRLIDKFGIEDLGEDEKVHLNKVWHRLDPWPDSVAGLTRLRTHYTLATLSNGNVALLVNMAKRAGLPWDAVLGAEVARAYKPVPDSYKTTVAMLGLAPEQAMMVAAHNDDLEFAAKTGMRTAFVSRPTEYGSNQMIDFEAEGDWDVVAVNFIDLATKLGV; the protein is encoded by the coding sequence ATGACCATCGAAGGAGTGGAAGCCCTGTGCTTCGATGTGTTTGGAACTGTCGTCGATTGGCGCTCGAGCGTTATCCGCGAAGGCCGCGCGCTCGGCGCGGAGAAGGGCATCGATATCGACTGGGTGGCTTTCGCTGACGCCTGGCGGGCGGGCTACCAGCCGGCCATGGAAGAAGTTAGGAGCGGCGGCCAGGGCTGGGTCATCCTCGACGAGTTGCATCGCAACATCCTCGACCGTCTGATAGATAAATTCGGGATAGAAGACCTTGGTGAGGACGAAAAAGTCCATCTCAATAAGGTGTGGCACCGACTCGATCCCTGGCCCGATTCTGTGGCCGGTCTGACGCGGCTGCGCACACACTATACGTTGGCGACGCTGTCGAACGGCAATGTGGCGCTGCTGGTGAATATGGCAAAGCGTGCCGGCTTGCCTTGGGACGCAGTGCTCGGCGCTGAGGTGGCGCGGGCCTACAAGCCCGTGCCCGACTCCTATAAGACCACCGTTGCCATGCTCGGCCTCGCGCCCGAACAGGCGATGATGGTGGCGGCGCATAATGATGATCTTGAGTTTGCTGCGAAGACCGGTATGCGCACGGCTTTCGTGAGCCGACCTACGGAGTACGGGTCCAATCAGATGATCGATTTTGAAGCGGAAGGCGACTGGGATGTCGTGGCGGTGAACTTCATCGATCTTGCCACGAAGCTGGGAGTTTGA